The following are from one region of the Ruficoccus sp. ZRK36 genome:
- a CDS encoding universal stress protein, with protein sequence MKKLLLCTDGSAYSGTACQYGAWVAGRTGAHIDLLYVSNMAEYEAPFLMDLGGSIGASPYIGIVDQLTEIEKEKAKMIEEYALQTIEKAEVSVPVVFHHDTGTLVDSVEQYLPEEGGLIILGKRGINAETAMEHLGHDMERVVRSSNMPCLVTNRVYRDIKRVVFAYDGGESCQKALAWMCRSKLLKGLDLHLISVGEGHGKGEASSRVAEAEPKLREAGLTVTSQVLTGDVENSIEGYVVDSKADMLVMGAYGHSRIRQLIIGSTTSDLLRRCRVPVLLFR encoded by the coding sequence ATGAAGAAACTGCTCCTCTGTACTGATGGCTCTGCCTACTCTGGAACCGCTTGCCAATACGGCGCCTGGGTAGCTGGCCGCACGGGTGCTCACATTGATCTGCTCTATGTCTCCAACATGGCAGAGTACGAGGCACCCTTTCTGATGGATTTGGGAGGCAGCATTGGCGCTTCCCCGTACATCGGTATCGTCGATCAGCTCACCGAGATCGAAAAGGAAAAGGCCAAGATGATCGAGGAGTATGCGCTCCAGACCATTGAAAAGGCCGAGGTGTCGGTACCGGTCGTTTTCCACCACGACACCGGTACGCTTGTCGACTCGGTGGAGCAGTATTTGCCGGAGGAGGGTGGGCTGATCATCCTCGGTAAGCGCGGGATCAATGCCGAGACCGCGATGGAGCACCTTGGGCATGATATGGAGCGTGTCGTACGCTCCAGCAACATGCCCTGTCTGGTCACCAATCGCGTGTACCGGGATATCAAGCGCGTTGTTTTCGCCTATGACGGTGGCGAGAGCTGCCAGAAGGCGCTTGCCTGGATGTGCCGCAGCAAGCTCCTCAAGGGGCTCGATCTGCACCTGATCAGCGTCGGCGAAGGCCACGGTAAGGGTGAAGCCTCCAGCCGGGTGGCTGAGGCCGAGCCGAAGCTCCGTGAGGCTGGCCTGACGGTCACCTCTCAGGTCCTGACCGGCGATGTCGAGAACTCTATCGAGGGCTACGTGGTCGATAGTAAGGCTGACATGCTCGTGATGGGGGCCTACGGCCACAGCCGCATCCGCCAGCTGATTATCGGTAGCACGACCAGCGACCTCCTGCGCCGCTGCCGCGTGCCAGTCCTGCTCTTCCGCTAA
- the lgt gene encoding prolipoprotein diacylglyceryl transferase, with the protein MEPQLQYPVCDFDPFLIRFPEWMPVPGIRWYGLAYVMGFIVGALLLRLYYKRGRSPLNPDQQMSLMTYLIIGTLVGGRLGYMLLYVPGEFFRNPLLFFKVWDGGMASHGGFVGIYLAVLLYARRVKQSFRFIADITVTLAPAGILFGRLANFINGELWGKITDVPWAFIFPKSMEGVPLWQIPPRHPSQLYEAALEGLFLLVYLQLRFWLSNPKKRPAGSLLGEFFMLYAVGRIFCELFREPDGGNITLIMGLSRGTFYSVLTFVFGLGILLYARRRRSKAASKRV; encoded by the coding sequence ATGGAGCCTCAGCTGCAATACCCGGTCTGCGACTTTGATCCGTTTCTGATCCGCTTCCCGGAGTGGATGCCGGTACCGGGCATTCGCTGGTATGGACTGGCCTATGTGATGGGCTTCATCGTGGGAGCGCTTCTGCTGCGCCTGTACTACAAGCGCGGGCGCTCACCGCTGAATCCGGACCAGCAGATGAGCCTGATGACGTACCTCATCATCGGCACGCTGGTGGGCGGGCGGCTCGGCTACATGCTGCTGTATGTGCCGGGCGAGTTCTTCCGCAACCCGCTACTGTTCTTCAAGGTCTGGGACGGCGGGATGGCCAGCCATGGCGGCTTTGTCGGCATCTACCTGGCCGTGCTACTCTATGCCCGGCGTGTGAAGCAGAGCTTTCGCTTTATCGCGGACATCACCGTCACCCTGGCCCCGGCGGGTATTCTCTTCGGACGGCTGGCGAACTTCATCAACGGCGAGCTGTGGGGCAAGATCACCGATGTCCCGTGGGCCTTTATCTTTCCCAAAAGCATGGAGGGCGTCCCGCTTTGGCAAATCCCGCCCCGGCATCCCTCGCAGCTCTACGAGGCCGCCCTGGAAGGACTTTTTCTGCTCGTGTACCTGCAACTGCGCTTCTGGCTCTCAAACCCGAAGAAGCGCCCCGCTGGCTCGCTGCTGGGCGAGTTCTTCATGCTCTACGCAGTGGGGCGGATCTTCTGTGAGTTGTTCCGCGAGCCAGACGGCGGGAACATCACTCTCATCATGGGCCTGAGCCGCGGCACCTTTTACTCGGTCCTGACCTTTGTCTTCGGGCTGGGCATCCTGCTCTACGCTCGACGGCGCCGAAGCAAAGCCGCTTCCAAACGAGTTTGA
- the gcvH gene encoding glycine cleavage system protein GcvH produces the protein MSEIPGELKYTEDHEWILLKDDGTALIGITDHAQESLGDITFVDLPQVGDSFAQGETFGAVESVKAASDLYMPVSGEVVETNADLDGTPESVNNDPYGAAWMIKVKVSDPAELDKLLDAAAYADVL, from the coding sequence ATGAGTGAGATCCCCGGCGAACTGAAGTATACCGAAGACCATGAATGGATCCTGCTGAAGGACGATGGTACGGCCCTGATCGGCATCACCGATCACGCGCAGGAAAGCCTCGGGGACATCACCTTCGTGGACCTGCCCCAAGTCGGGGACAGCTTCGCCCAGGGCGAGACCTTTGGTGCGGTTGAGTCCGTCAAGGCCGCCTCGGATCTGTATATGCCGGTTTCCGGTGAGGTCGTGGAGACCAATGCCGATCTCGACGGCACGCCCGAGTCCGTCAACAACGACCCTTATGGCGCCGCCTGGATGATCAAGGTCAAGGTCTCCGACCCGGCCGAGCTGGACAAGCTCCTCGACGCCGCCGCCTACGCCGACGTCTTGTAA
- a CDS encoding helix-turn-helix transcriptional regulator, producing the protein MDIKHAFGRVIARRRSQLKLSQDSLCERAGIDRSFLSEIENGKFQPTLTTIFLIARALDCFPSEIIKELEGLDPVVEP; encoded by the coding sequence TTGGATATTAAGCATGCATTTGGCCGTGTAATAGCTCGCAGAAGGAGTCAGTTGAAGCTTTCGCAGGATAGTCTGTGCGAAAGAGCAGGGATAGACCGTAGTTTCCTGTCTGAAATCGAGAACGGTAAATTTCAGCCGACGCTGACTACGATTTTCTTGATTGCACGGGCTCTTGACTGTTTCCCGTCAGAGATAATCAAGGAACTAGAGGGCTTGGATCCAGTAGTGGAACCTTGA
- a CDS encoding glucose-1-phosphate adenylyltransferase, which translates to MKRKVISVIMGGGRGTRLYPLTQERCKPAVPLAGKYRLVDIPISNCLNSGYNRIHILTQFNTASLHNHIQSSYQFDPFGGGFVDILSAEQTERGENWYQGTADAVRQNLHHYGANDEDLFLILSGDQLYRMDLRKIIEHHLETKADVTIAAKPVPKHEVTGLGVMKVNDDYTIGEFVEKPSDPAVVDSLLISDKLRESLTESKDIGDCCLASMGIYVFSKKVMYEALNTDQTDFGKEIIPNMLGKKKLVSFLFDGYWEDIGTVRSFFDANLALTDDVPPFNFFDPDNSVYSRARYLPASKFNNCHLDHVIAAGGGLIDKGRMKRVVIGVRSVVRENCDLENVVIMGADWMESAEDAKRYPLPLGIGRNCKIRNAIIDKNARIGDNVILDPAGKPDQWQEGAVYVRDGVLIVTKKGVVPSGTVVQP; encoded by the coding sequence ATGAAAAGGAAAGTCATCTCTGTCATTATGGGCGGCGGCCGCGGCACTCGCCTCTATCCCCTCACGCAAGAGCGCTGTAAGCCGGCCGTACCGCTGGCGGGCAAGTACCGGCTGGTAGACATCCCGATCAGTAACTGCCTGAACTCCGGCTACAACCGGATTCACATCCTGACGCAGTTCAACACCGCTTCCCTGCACAACCACATCCAGTCCTCCTACCAATTCGACCCCTTCGGCGGTGGTTTTGTGGACATCCTTTCGGCTGAGCAGACCGAGCGCGGCGAAAACTGGTACCAGGGCACGGCGGACGCCGTGCGGCAGAACCTGCACCACTACGGCGCCAACGACGAAGACCTTTTCCTCATCCTCTCCGGTGACCAGCTCTACCGGATGGACCTGCGCAAGATCATCGAGCACCACCTGGAGACCAAGGCAGACGTGACCATCGCTGCCAAGCCCGTGCCGAAGCACGAGGTCACCGGTCTGGGCGTGATGAAGGTCAACGATGACTACACGATTGGCGAATTTGTGGAAAAGCCGAGCGATCCGGCCGTGGTCGATTCACTGCTGATCAGCGACAAGCTGCGTGAATCCCTGACCGAGTCCAAAGATATCGGCGACTGCTGCCTGGCCTCGATGGGGATCTACGTCTTCAGCAAGAAGGTCATGTACGAGGCCCTCAATACCGATCAGACCGACTTCGGTAAGGAGATCATCCCGAACATGCTCGGCAAGAAGAAGCTCGTGAGCTTCCTTTTCGACGGGTACTGGGAAGACATCGGGACCGTGCGCTCGTTCTTCGATGCGAACCTGGCACTGACCGACGACGTGCCCCCCTTCAACTTTTTCGATCCGGACAACTCTGTTTACTCGCGCGCCCGCTACCTGCCGGCCTCGAAGTTTAACAATTGCCATCTGGATCACGTCATCGCCGCCGGCGGTGGCCTGATTGACAAGGGCCGCATGAAGCGCGTCGTGATTGGCGTACGCTCTGTTGTCCGCGAGAACTGCGACCTGGAGAACGTCGTCATCATGGGTGCCGACTGGATGGAGTCTGCCGAGGATGCCAAGCGCTACCCGCTGCCCCTGGGCATCGGCCGCAACTGCAAGATCCGTAACGCCATCATCGACAAAAATGCACGCATCGGCGACAACGTCATCCTCGACCCTGCCGGTAAGCCTGACCAGTGGCAGGAGGGGGCCGTCTATGTGCGTGACGGGGTGCTCATCGTGACGAAAAAGGGAGTTGTCCCCAGCGGCACGGTTGTTCAACCTTAG
- a CDS encoding class I SAM-dependent methyltransferase has product MSTPLDKKSSNAQIQARFDADVERFSNLETGQQAVIDAPLMLELISALAPKVVPQARTLLDIGCGAGNNTIKILRQLPGLDCDLLDLSANMLERAAERVNAEKSGTVRTFCGDFRALSLPTGHYDLIVAAAVLHHLRDEEDWRQGFRKIYELLAPGGALFVSDMFFHEDPQVHAAMWTRYGEYLCTLGGEEYRDKVFAYIDQEDSPRDLTFQLELMREVGFSKIDILHKNSCFGAYVAIKDR; this is encoded by the coding sequence ATGAGCACCCCACTCGACAAAAAGTCCTCCAACGCACAGATCCAGGCCCGCTTTGACGCCGACGTGGAGCGCTTCTCCAACCTCGAAACCGGCCAGCAGGCCGTGATAGACGCACCCCTCATGCTGGAGCTGATCAGCGCTCTAGCCCCGAAAGTCGTCCCGCAAGCACGCACCCTGCTGGACATCGGCTGTGGCGCGGGAAACAACACCATCAAGATACTGAGGCAACTGCCAGGGTTGGACTGCGACCTGCTCGACCTGAGCGCGAACATGCTGGAGCGCGCCGCCGAGCGGGTAAACGCAGAAAAAAGCGGCACCGTCCGCACCTTTTGCGGGGACTTCCGGGCGCTAAGCCTGCCGACCGGGCACTACGACCTGATCGTGGCCGCCGCCGTCCTGCACCACCTGCGCGACGAGGAGGATTGGCGGCAGGGTTTCAGGAAAATTTACGAGCTGCTTGCCCCAGGTGGCGCGCTCTTTGTCAGCGATATGTTTTTCCACGAAGATCCGCAGGTGCACGCCGCCATGTGGACTCGCTACGGTGAGTATCTCTGTACACTGGGCGGCGAAGAGTACCGCGACAAAGTCTTCGCCTACATCGACCAGGAAGACTCTCCCCGCGACCTCACCTTCCAACTGGAGCTGATGCGCGAGGTCGGCTTCTCTAAAATCGACATCCTACACAAGAACTCCTGCTTCGGCGCCTACGTAGCGATCAAAGACCGATAG
- the glmS gene encoding glutamine--fructose-6-phosphate transaminase (isomerizing), whose protein sequence is MCGIVGYVGKHAASSILVEGLKHLEYRGYDSSGIALAEGNGIEVIKKTGRVAVLAGLAQKHASKASMGISHTRWATHGGVTDENAHPHLSWDSKIALVHNGVIENYKALRTFLEGEGATFRSQTDSEVLANLIAYYYNLDETAQNGNRLVCAVRQSLIHVEGTYGIAVICADLPNEIVGARKGSPLCIGVGHGENLIASDVAAFVGRTQNVVYLDDGQIVHLSREDFSITTIAEETVSPVINQIDWKIEEAELGSYKHFMEKEIFEQPQALENAMRGRFSDDESTAKFGGLNLDAREWRQVDRIVFCGCGTAWHACLVAEYLIERFSRIPVEVEYASEFRYRNAPLDKNALFFVVSQSGETIDTLEALREAQRKGFRVLGITNGVGSTIARESDGGVYQHSGPEIGVASTKAFTSQLLISGMLGLYLGRMRDLSFGDGREMVKAFKSLPGLISQILDQADQIKAIAERYAEFQDFLFLGRQSMFPIALEGALKLKEISYIHAEGYPAAEMKHGPIALISEQCPSVVLSPHGDTLKKVMSNIEETRARKGRVIAITSAGKDFPDSAADDIIRIPTAHSCIMPILSTIPLQLLAYYIACKRGCDVDKPRNLAKSVTVE, encoded by the coding sequence ATGTGCGGAATCGTAGGTTATGTCGGCAAGCATGCCGCCAGCTCCATCCTTGTCGAAGGGCTAAAACATCTCGAATACCGGGGCTATGACTCCTCAGGGATCGCCCTGGCAGAGGGTAACGGCATCGAAGTCATCAAAAAGACCGGTCGGGTAGCCGTGCTTGCCGGGCTGGCCCAGAAGCATGCCTCCAAGGCCAGCATGGGCATCAGCCACACCCGCTGGGCCACCCACGGCGGCGTGACCGACGAAAACGCCCACCCCCACCTTAGCTGGGACAGCAAGATCGCCCTTGTGCACAACGGCGTGATCGAAAACTACAAAGCCCTGCGCACCTTCCTCGAAGGCGAAGGGGCGACCTTCCGCTCCCAGACGGACTCCGAGGTGCTGGCCAACCTCATCGCCTACTACTACAACCTCGATGAAACGGCCCAGAACGGCAACCGCCTGGTCTGCGCCGTCCGCCAGAGCTTGATCCACGTCGAGGGCACCTACGGCATCGCCGTTATCTGCGCCGACCTCCCCAACGAGATCGTGGGTGCCCGCAAGGGCTCTCCGCTGTGCATCGGTGTCGGCCACGGTGAGAACCTCATTGCCAGCGATGTGGCGGCCTTCGTCGGGCGCACCCAGAACGTCGTCTACCTCGACGACGGACAGATCGTCCACCTCAGCCGCGAGGACTTCAGCATCACCACCATTGCCGAGGAAACGGTCAGCCCCGTCATCAACCAGATCGACTGGAAGATCGAAGAGGCCGAGCTGGGCAGCTACAAGCACTTCATGGAGAAGGAGATCTTCGAGCAGCCCCAGGCGCTCGAAAACGCCATGCGTGGCCGCTTCTCCGACGACGAGTCCACCGCCAAGTTTGGGGGGCTCAATCTCGACGCCCGCGAATGGCGCCAGGTCGACCGTATCGTCTTCTGCGGCTGCGGCACCGCCTGGCACGCCTGCCTCGTGGCCGAGTACCTGATCGAGCGCTTCTCCCGCATCCCCGTCGAGGTCGAGTACGCCAGCGAGTTCCGCTACCGTAACGCCCCGCTGGACAAGAACGCGCTGTTCTTCGTGGTCAGCCAGAGCGGCGAGACGATTGACACGCTGGAGGCGCTCCGCGAGGCCCAACGCAAGGGCTTCCGCGTCCTGGGCATCACCAATGGAGTCGGCTCCACCATCGCCCGCGAGTCCGACGGCGGCGTTTACCAGCACTCCGGCCCCGAGATCGGTGTGGCCTCGACCAAAGCCTTTACCTCGCAGCTGCTCATCTCCGGCATGCTCGGGCTCTATCTGGGCCGCATGCGCGACCTGTCCTTCGGGGACGGACGCGAGATGGTCAAGGCCTTCAAGTCCCTACCCGGCCTCATCAGCCAGATTCTCGACCAGGCTGACCAGATTAAGGCTATCGCCGAACGCTACGCCGAGTTCCAGGACTTCCTTTTCCTCGGCCGCCAGAGCATGTTCCCGATCGCTCTGGAGGGGGCGCTCAAACTCAAGGAAATTTCCTACATCCACGCTGAGGGCTACCCGGCAGCCGAGATGAAGCACGGCCCCATCGCCCTGATCAGCGAGCAGTGCCCGAGCGTTGTCCTGTCTCCGCATGGTGACACCTTGAAAAAGGTCATGTCGAACATCGAGGAGACTCGCGCCCGCAAGGGCCGTGTGATCGCCATCACCAGCGCGGGCAAGGACTTCCCGGACTCGGCGGCGGACGACATCATCCGCATCCCCACGGCCCACAGCTGCATCATGCCGATCCTCAGCACCATCCCGCTCCAGCTGCTGGCCTACTACATCGCCTGCAAACGCGGCTGCGACGTCGATAAGCCCCGCAATTTAGCCAAGTCGGTGACGGTGGAGTAA
- the speA gene encoding biosynthetic arginine decarboxylase, whose product MQNGEQDNWSASAADAYYGFSRWGKGHFSVDPDGALCVHPMADSQKIRIMDVVEEARQSGLNAPLTIRVQDLLRKRVVELNEAFAAAVEAEQYPGHYQGVFPIKVNQLREVVDEILDAGKPWQFGLEAGSKPELLIALAMLQTKNALLVCNGYKDPDYIRLAMLGTRLGKKVVIVIEQPSEADMIIQVAKEMQVTPIIGLRLKLSTTGEGRWSTSSGDHAKFGLSAPEIVSVVKKLRRAGLKDAVQLVHFHIGSQVPSIITLKKAVVEAARYYCELHKMGLPMKYLDCGGGLGIDYDGSRSNFDSSANYSLQEYARDMVFNIKSVCESADVPPPDIVTESGRALVALHSILVVEVVDSIAKNDEPAPAPTTRRKRKEPQVLKDLREILNGDEHWTPLERFHDAQQKKEEAQSLFSLGYLDLESRAETERLYWEICRRLQAASNVRGYVPDDLAELSPTLADQYVCNFSVFQSLLDHWALDQLFPIAPIHRLDEEPNVEATLVDITCDSDGKVSQFIDLEDVKQSLRLHPLTPGKPYYLGIFLVGAYQDIMGDLHNLFGRVNEVHVFLEDDEDDGYYIEETISGFTTDEVLGFIQHKGSDLIRQMKKQIDRATRNDQVKPREGMRMLNLYTQLIGEKTYLSTAGQKKPRRKRAKKA is encoded by the coding sequence TTGCAAAACGGCGAGCAGGACAACTGGTCGGCCTCCGCGGCCGACGCCTACTACGGCTTTTCACGCTGGGGAAAGGGACACTTTTCCGTCGATCCCGACGGGGCACTCTGTGTGCACCCGATGGCCGACTCCCAAAAAATCCGCATCATGGATGTGGTGGAGGAGGCCCGCCAAAGCGGTCTCAACGCTCCCCTGACCATCCGCGTGCAGGACCTGCTGCGCAAGCGCGTGGTCGAGCTGAACGAAGCCTTTGCTGCCGCCGTCGAGGCCGAGCAGTACCCCGGTCACTATCAGGGAGTCTTCCCCATCAAGGTCAACCAGCTGCGCGAGGTCGTGGACGAGATCCTCGACGCGGGCAAGCCCTGGCAGTTTGGCCTGGAGGCCGGGAGTAAGCCCGAGCTGCTCATCGCTCTGGCCATGCTTCAGACCAAGAACGCCCTCCTCGTCTGCAACGGCTACAAGGACCCCGACTACATCCGTCTGGCCATGCTGGGGACGCGCCTGGGCAAGAAGGTCGTCATCGTCATCGAGCAGCCCTCTGAGGCGGACATGATCATCCAGGTGGCCAAGGAGATGCAGGTCACCCCCATCATCGGTCTGCGCCTCAAGCTCAGCACCACCGGCGAGGGCCGTTGGTCAACCTCCAGCGGCGACCACGCCAAGTTCGGCCTATCCGCCCCGGAGATTGTCTCCGTGGTCAAAAAACTTCGCCGCGCAGGGCTGAAGGACGCCGTCCAGCTCGTCCACTTCCATATCGGCTCCCAAGTGCCGAGCATCATTACCCTGAAAAAGGCCGTCGTTGAGGCCGCCCGCTACTACTGCGAGCTGCACAAGATGGGCCTGCCCATGAAGTACCTCGACTGCGGCGGCGGGCTCGGCATCGACTACGACGGCTCCCGCAGTAATTTCGACAGTTCGGCCAATTACTCCCTCCAGGAGTACGCCCGCGACATGGTCTTCAATATCAAGAGCGTGTGCGAAAGTGCCGACGTGCCCCCGCCCGACATCGTGACCGAGAGCGGCCGCGCCCTTGTCGCCCTGCACTCGATCCTCGTCGTTGAGGTCGTAGACAGCATCGCTAAAAACGATGAACCGGCCCCGGCGCCCACCACCCGGCGCAAGCGCAAGGAGCCTCAGGTGCTCAAAGACTTACGGGAGATCCTCAACGGCGATGAGCACTGGACCCCGCTGGAGCGCTTCCATGACGCCCAGCAGAAAAAGGAGGAGGCCCAGTCCCTCTTCAGCCTCGGCTACCTCGACCTCGAGAGCCGGGCCGAGACCGAGCGGCTTTACTGGGAAATCTGCCGTCGCCTACAAGCGGCCAGCAATGTGCGCGGCTACGTGCCTGACGACCTGGCCGAGCTGAGCCCGACCCTCGCCGACCAGTACGTGTGCAACTTCTCCGTCTTCCAGTCCCTGCTGGACCACTGGGCGCTGGACCAGCTCTTCCCCATCGCGCCGATTCACCGGCTCGATGAGGAGCCCAATGTCGAGGCCACGCTCGTGGACATCACCTGCGACTCCGACGGCAAGGTCAGCCAGTTTATCGACCTCGAAGACGTCAAGCAGTCTCTGCGTCTACATCCGCTCACCCCCGGTAAGCCCTACTATCTGGGCATCTTCCTCGTCGGCGCCTATCAGGACATCATGGGGGACCTGCACAACCTCTTTGGCCGCGTCAACGAGGTCCACGTCTTCCTCGAAGACGACGAGGACGATGGCTACTACATCGAGGAGACGATCAGCGGCTTTACCACGGACGAGGTTCTGGGCTTTATCCAGCACAAGGGCTCGGACCTCATTCGCCAGATGAAGAAGCAGATCGACCGGGCCACCCGCAACGACCAGGTCAAGCCGCGAGAGGGCATGCGCATGCTCAACCTCTACACGCAGCTCATCGGTGAAAAAACCTACCTGAGCACCGCTGGACAGAAGAAGCCCCGCCGCAAGCGCGCCAAGAAGGCCTAA
- a CDS encoding hemolysin family protein — MIAFWIAVIFTLGISAFCSLLEAMILSTTAAEVETLKTRNRRKGDMLEKFKANIEETSSAILSLNTVANTLGATVSGVLAADLWGSDSSVAKYIVPLSMTLGILLLSEILPKNLGVLYRPSMQPHMIMPLHIVRVVMRPISGLCSWFILIIAGRKNVEEIGDEEIRLLAEKSAKEGSLTEDESMIISNALKLDEIRVNEEMTPRTVVLAFDQDETVGEVFTEYPNIPFARMPVYEGNIDNIVGLVRRRDLLKAKANDEDGKTLSSIMHDTIFVQENASGAHALEKFLTSHQQLAVVVDEFGSTAGVITMEDIIEHILGQEIFEKDDVAVDMREFARQRHEDEEAENGNGHSESEHANGSASTEKPGEPSAEKPQAN; from the coding sequence ATGATTGCGTTCTGGATTGCAGTCATCTTCACGCTCGGCATTTCCGCCTTCTGCTCGCTGCTGGAGGCTATGATCCTCAGTACCACTGCGGCGGAAGTTGAGACGCTCAAGACCCGTAACCGGCGTAAGGGCGACATGCTTGAGAAGTTCAAGGCGAACATCGAGGAGACCTCCTCGGCGATTCTCTCCCTGAACACCGTGGCCAATACCCTGGGAGCAACCGTCTCCGGCGTGCTCGCTGCCGACCTGTGGGGTAGTGACAGCTCGGTCGCCAAGTATATCGTCCCCCTGTCGATGACGCTAGGCATCCTGCTGCTCTCGGAGATCCTCCCGAAAAACCTCGGGGTGCTCTACCGCCCGTCCATGCAGCCCCATATGATTATGCCGCTGCACATCGTGCGCGTGGTCATGCGGCCCATCTCCGGCCTGTGCAGCTGGTTCATCCTGATCATCGCCGGCCGCAAGAACGTGGAGGAAATCGGTGACGAGGAAATCCGCCTGCTGGCCGAAAAGAGCGCCAAGGAGGGCTCGCTGACCGAGGACGAGAGCATGATCATCTCCAACGCCCTCAAGCTGGACGAGATCCGTGTCAACGAGGAGATGACCCCGCGCACCGTCGTGCTGGCCTTCGATCAGGACGAAACCGTGGGCGAGGTCTTTACCGAGTACCCGAACATCCCCTTTGCCCGCATGCCCGTCTACGAGGGTAACATCGACAACATCGTCGGCCTCGTGCGCCGCCGCGACCTCCTCAAGGCCAAGGCCAACGACGAGGACGGCAAGACGCTTTCGTCGATCATGCACGACACGATCTTTGTCCAGGAAAACGCCAGCGGCGCTCACGCCCTGGAGAAATTCCTCACCAGCCACCAGCAGCTTGCCGTGGTGGTGGACGAGTTCGGATCGACCGCCGGGGTGATCACGATGGAGGACATCATCGAGCACATCCTCGGGCAGGAAATCTTTGAAAAGGACGACGTAGCCGTGGACATGCGCGAATTCGCCCGCCAGCGCCACGAGGACGAGGAAGCCGAAAACGGTAACGGCCACAGCGAGTCGGAGCATGCCAACGGTAGCGCATCGACCGAAAAACCGGGCGAGCCTTCCGCCGAGAAGCCGCAGGCGAACTAG
- a CDS encoding PEGA domain-containing protein, which produces MLKKVKLLVPALLLSSVITGCTSLEQGSPETVEVQTVPAGADVYVNGDKVGQTPYQLSLGSRVTTRVRVEKDGYRSKTVMVSPKDNANSQDVVKFGPLYELGYYQDLTPNPIDVDLVPNEVPTSRSGDQYAEMARLITEIDQQRENGQISPAEHKYKMDRLLEYYTN; this is translated from the coding sequence ATGTTGAAAAAAGTTAAGCTGCTTGTTCCCGCCCTCCTCCTTTCCTCAGTTATTACCGGCTGCACCAGTTTGGAGCAGGGATCCCCAGAAACCGTTGAAGTTCAGACCGTTCCGGCTGGCGCTGACGTATACGTGAATGGAGATAAGGTGGGGCAGACCCCCTACCAGCTTTCTCTTGGCAGTCGTGTGACGACTCGCGTTCGCGTCGAAAAAGACGGCTACCGCTCGAAGACGGTTATGGTGTCTCCCAAGGATAACGCCAACTCCCAGGACGTGGTGAAGTTTGGCCCGCTTTATGAGCTCGGTTACTACCAGGACCTGACCCCGAATCCCATCGACGTGGATCTGGTCCCGAACGAGGTCCCGACCTCCCGCAGTGGTGACCAATACGCCGAGATGGCCCGCCTGATCACCGAGATCGATCAGCAGCGCGAAAATGGCCAGATCAGCCCCGCCGAGCACAAATACAAGATGGATAGACTTTTGGAATATTACACGAATTAA
- the yajC gene encoding preprotein translocase subunit YajC — protein sequence MSLLAFFTALAQDAPAGQPGGGSSFFIVIILMFAGMYFLVIAPQRKKQKEHQKKIESLKAGDRIVTNGGLFATVTSVKSDRLIIKLVDGTKAELAKNFVASVVQGDSDAKDLQPAPTEPAK from the coding sequence ATGAGCCTACTAGCATTTTTCACCGCCCTTGCCCAGGATGCCCCCGCCGGTCAGCCCGGTGGCGGTAGCAGTTTCTTTATCGTCATTATCCTGATGTTCGCCGGGATGTACTTCCTGGTTATCGCGCCGCAGCGCAAGAAGCAGAAGGAACACCAGAAGAAGATCGAGTCTCTCAAGGCTGGTGACCGCATCGTGACCAACGGCGGCCTCTTCGCCACCGTGACCAGCGTCAAGAGCGACCGTCTGATCATCAAGCTCGTTGACGGTACCAAGGCCGAACTGGCCAAAAACTTTGTCGCCAGCGTAGTCCAGGGGGACAGCGACGCCAAGGACCTCCAGCCGGCTCCGACTGAGCCCGCCAAGTAA